A window from Brachyhypopomus gauderio isolate BG-103 chromosome 6, BGAUD_0.2, whole genome shotgun sequence encodes these proteins:
- the foxk1 gene encoding forkhead box protein K1, which translates to MADLRDDTGARALLALKSAPCSPVRVAVAPMYALSSGIISMPLSSPPQALARMEGRDFEFVMRQRTVTVGRNSSHGSVDVNMGHSSFISRRHLQITFEEPDFYLRCLGKNGVFVDGVFQRRGAPPIQLPRECTFRFPSTVIKIQFTALYHKETLKEEPPASPVRALYPHISPLKINIPESDLRSVMSPLPSPTGTISVPNSCPASPRGAGSSGYRYGRNVTSDLQLAAEYAAKAMSEQQRTEVSGGDSPKDESKPPYSYAQLIVQAISSAPDRQLTLSGIYAHITKHYPYYRTADKGWQNSIRHNLSLNRYFIKVPRSQEEPGKGSFWRVDPSSEAKLVEQAFRKRRQRGVSCFRTPFGPLSSRSAPASPTHPGLLSPHSSGLQTPESLSREGSPVPHEHEFGSKLASVPEYRYSQSAPGSPVSAQPVIMAVPAQPPGGVAKPVAYMPASIISSTQPSGQAIHVVQQAPPVTMVRVVTASTSSPNGYVLANSGCTVVEGTGDHQGAVEEMVAPSSIPAGSRVIHAVGSHPGSATRGQQSFTVVQQGSMVMGQHQLPVQTITQNGKHALSTTSISPNAYALTSPLQILAAQASTSPPVLVHRPASVEREEGALREPEAKRARLEEDGVASVPQHVIMAMRQEASD; encoded by the exons ATGGCTGATTTGAGGGACGACACCGGAGCCAGGGCCCTGTTAGCCCTGAAGTCGGCGCCGTGCAGCCCGGTCCGAGTGGCGGTAGCGCCCATGTACGCGCTGTCGTCCGGGATCATCTCCATGCCCCTCTCCTCCCCGCCGCAGGCCCTGGCGCGCATGGAGGGCAGGGACTTCGAGTTCGTCATGCGCCAGAGGACGGTGACCGTGGGCCGCAACTCCTCGCACGGCTCCGTGGACGTCAACATGGGTCACTCCAGCTTCATATCGAGACGACACCTGCAGATCACCTTCGAGGAGCCCGACTTCTACCTGCGCTGCCTGGGCAAGAACGGCGTGTTTGTGGACGGGGTCTTCCAGAGGAGAGGAGCGCCTCCGATTCAGCTGCCGAGGGA GTGCACGTTCCGTTTTCCCAGTACGGTGATAAAGATCCAGTTCACGGCACTGTACCATAAGGAGACCCTGAAGGAGGAACCGCCAGCGTCTCCCGTGCGAGCCCTCTACCCGCACATCTCCCCGCTGAAGATCAACATTCCGGAAAGTGACCTCAGAAGTGTGATGAGCCCCCTGCCTTCGCCTACAGGAACCATCAG TGTGCCCAACTCGTGTCCGGCGAGTCCGCGGGGCGCCGGTTCCTCGGGGTACCGCTACGGACGCAACGTCACCTCAGACCTGCAGCTGGCAGCTGAGTACGCGGCCAAGGCCATGTCAGAGCAGCAGCGCACGGAGGTGTCGGGAGGAGACAGCCCCAAG gacGAGTCCAAGCCGCCGTACTCGTATGCACAGCTGATCGTGCAGGCCATATCTTCTGCGCCAGACAGACAGCTCACACTAAGTGGCATCTACGCCCACATCACCAAGCATTACCCATATTACAGGACTGCAGACAAGGGGTGGCAG AACTCCATCAGACACAACCTGTCCCTGAACCGCTACTTCATCAAGGTGCCGCGCTCCCAGGAGGAGCCGGGTAAAGGTTCGTTCTGGCGCGTGGACCCGTCCTCCGAGGCCAAGCTGGTGGAGCAGGCCTTCCGCAAGCGCCGGCAGAGGGGCGTGTCCTGCTTCCGCACGCCCTTCGGCCCACTCTCCTCCAG GAGTGCTCCagcctcccccacccaccctggtCTCCTCTCGCCCCACTCGAGCGGCCTGCAGACCCCGGAGAGTCTGTCTCGCGAGGGCTCGCCCGTTCCCCACGAGCACGAGTTCGGCTCCAAGCTGGCCTCCGTACCGGAGTACAGATACTCACAGAGTGCCCCAG GTTCTCCGGTGAGCGCCCAGCCAGTGATCATGGCAGTGCCTGCACAGCCTCCAGGGGGCGTGGCTAAACCTGTGGCTTACATGCCCGCCTCCATCATCAGCTCCACCCAGCCCTCTGGTCAGGCCATCCATGTGGTGCAGCAGGCCCCGCCTGTCACCATGGTGCGTGTGGTCACCGCCTCCACCAGCTCCCCCAATGGCTACGTGCTGGCCAACTCTGGCTGCACAGTGGTAGAAGGCACTGGAGACCACCAAG GTGCCGTGGAGGAGATGGTGGCGCCTTCCTCCATCCCTGCAGGCAGCCGAGTCATCCATGCGGTGGGAAGCCACCCCGGCtcagccaccagagggcagcaaAGTTTCACTGTTGTCCAGCAAGGCTCTATGGTCATGGGCCAGCATCAGCTCCCAGTCCAGACTATCACCCAGAACGGCAAGCATGCTCTCTCTACCACCAGCATCTCACCCAATGCttatg CTCTCACCAGCCCGCTCCAGATCCTGGCCGCCCAGGCCTCCACGTCCCCTCCGGTCCTGGTGCACCGGCCCGCCAGCGTGGAGCGGGAGGAGGGGGCCCTGCGTGAGCCTGAGGCCAAGAGAGCCAGGCTGGAGGAGGACGGTGTGGCCTCGGTCCCCCAGCACGTCATCATGGCCATGAGGCAGGAAGCCAGCGACTGA